One region of Niallia sp. Man26 genomic DNA includes:
- a CDS encoding zinc-dependent alcohol dehydrogenase, giving the protein MKAVTFQGTKDVQVKQVADPKLHKKDDIIVRITSTAICGSDLHIYQGAIPAEKDYVIGHEPMGIVEEVGSEVTKVKKGDRVVLPFNISCGHCYYCEHDMESQCDNSNPNKQITDTGAYFGFTERYGDYQGGQAELLRVPYGNFMPFVIPENCELEDEALLFMSDVLPTAYWSIENSGVKKGDTVVVLGCGPIGLMTQKFAWMKGAKRVIAVDNIPYRLNHAKNMNKVETINFDEHEDAGNFIKEITAGGADVVIDCVGMDGKKSTMEAIGQKLKIQGGTLSAIEIGLNAVRKFGTMQLTGVYGSKYNMFPLGQIFERNINIKTGQAPVIHYMPMLFDKITTGEIDPTEIITHRISLDDASNAYQMFNDHQDEVIKVILKP; this is encoded by the coding sequence ATGAAAGCAGTGACGTTTCAAGGAACAAAAGATGTACAAGTAAAGCAGGTCGCAGATCCGAAGCTTCATAAAAAGGACGATATTATTGTCAGAATTACTTCGACAGCGATTTGCGGATCTGATTTGCATATCTATCAAGGCGCTATTCCTGCTGAGAAGGACTATGTAATTGGGCATGAACCAATGGGAATAGTCGAAGAAGTAGGATCTGAGGTAACAAAAGTCAAAAAAGGAGACCGCGTTGTACTTCCATTTAATATTTCATGCGGCCACTGTTATTATTGTGAACATGATATGGAAAGTCAATGTGATAACTCTAACCCAAACAAGCAAATTACCGATACTGGTGCATACTTTGGCTTCACAGAACGTTACGGCGATTATCAAGGCGGCCAAGCAGAATTATTGCGTGTGCCATACGGAAACTTTATGCCATTTGTAATTCCTGAAAACTGCGAATTGGAAGACGAAGCATTGCTGTTTATGTCTGACGTACTGCCAACAGCGTACTGGAGTATCGAAAACTCTGGAGTAAAAAAAGGAGACACAGTGGTCGTATTAGGTTGCGGACCTATCGGCTTAATGACCCAAAAATTCGCCTGGATGAAAGGTGCAAAGCGCGTCATTGCTGTTGATAATATCCCCTACCGCTTAAACCATGCCAAAAACATGAATAAAGTCGAAACAATTAATTTTGACGAACATGAGGATGCAGGAAATTTCATCAAAGAAATAACCGCCGGTGGAGCAGATGTCGTGATTGACTGTGTTGGAATGGATGGAAAAAAATCAACAATGGAAGCAATCGGACAAAAATTGAAAATCCAGGGCGGGACATTAAGCGCTATAGAAATCGGACTAAATGCTGTTCGTAAATTCGGAACGATGCAATTAACAGGTGTTTACGGCTCTAAATACAATATGTTCCCATTAGGACAAATATTTGAACGAAATATTAACATAAAAACTGGTCAAGCCCCTGTTATTCACTATATGCCAATGCTGTTTGATAAGATAACAACAGGAGAAATTGACCCGACAGAAATCATTACACATCGAATTTCCCTTGATGACGCCAGCAATGCCTATCAAATGTTTAATGATCATCAGGATGAAGTAATTAAAGTCATACTTAAGCCATAA
- a CDS encoding LysR family transcriptional regulator: METRQIQYFLEVAKREHVTEAADALHIAQSSVSRQIFNLEEELGIELFIREGRRVKLTPLGKIFFERMKQVWNMMEDAKREVKEYLDPEKGTVRIAFPISMAAHTLPSIIYAFRTRYPEAKFQMSNALYYDLIDGVIKGDFNLAMMAPMPNQEKEPKIKGATLFTENIVALVPNHHPLANRASIRLRDLKDEPFCVLPEGFVFREQVVQACKDAHFSPSIAFEGKDIDALKGLVSAGLGVALMPEMTLVDNTPRSTVIIPIADSNLTRTVGVIYPTQRKLLPTEELFYDFLLETYERLNEFKQ, from the coding sequence ATGGAAACAAGGCAAATTCAATACTTTTTAGAAGTCGCAAAACGGGAACATGTAACAGAAGCAGCAGATGCTTTGCATATTGCGCAATCCTCTGTCAGCAGGCAAATATTCAATTTAGAAGAGGAATTAGGAATCGAGTTGTTCATCCGCGAAGGCCGCCGTGTAAAGCTGACACCTTTAGGAAAAATCTTTTTTGAACGAATGAAACAGGTGTGGAACATGATGGAGGATGCCAAAAGAGAGGTAAAGGAATATTTAGACCCTGAAAAAGGAACCGTCAGAATTGCCTTTCCAATCAGTATGGCAGCACACACATTGCCATCGATCATCTATGCATTTAGGACAAGATACCCTGAGGCTAAATTTCAAATGAGCAATGCTCTTTATTATGATTTAATCGACGGTGTTATCAAAGGTGATTTCAATTTAGCCATGATGGCGCCAATGCCAAATCAGGAAAAAGAGCCGAAGATTAAAGGAGCTACCCTCTTCACGGAAAATATTGTTGCATTAGTTCCAAACCATCATCCATTAGCAAACAGAGCCTCTATAAGACTTCGTGACTTAAAGGATGAGCCCTTTTGTGTGCTGCCAGAAGGTTTCGTCTTTCGAGAACAAGTCGTACAAGCATGCAAGGACGCTCACTTCTCACCGAGTATTGCCTTTGAAGGCAAGGATATTGATGCATTAAAAGGGTTAGTGTCCGCTGGTTTAGGGGTTGCATTAATGCCTGAGATGACGCTGGTCGACAATACGCCCCGCTCTACCGTTATTATTCCGATTGCAGACAGCAATCTGACCAGAACGGTTGGTGTCATCTATCCGACGCAAAGAAAGCTTTTGCCAACAGAGGAATTATTTTATGACTTTTTGCTGGAAACATATGAAAGATTGAATGAATTTAAACAATGA
- the gdhA gene encoding NADP-specific glutamate dehydrogenase, with protein MKVVEYMEVAQTNEIEIAKDYVNHLYKQVVERNPHEIEFHQAVKEVLDSLIPVLAKNPEYIKKSVLDRIAEPERMISFRVPWVDDNGNIMVNRGFRVQFNSAIGPYKGGLRFHPSVNASIIKFLGFEQIFKNSLTGQPIGGGKGGSDFDPKGKSDMEIMRFCQSFMTELARHIGPDTDVPAGDIGVGAREIGYMFGQYKKLKGSFEAGVLTGKGIGYGGSLGRKEATGYGLVYFVEEMLNNKGLGFKDSTVVVSGSGNVSIYAMEKAMQLGAKVVACSDSSGYIYDPNGIDLNTVKQLKEAESKRISEYVNEHPSATYSEGCAGIWQVPCDIALPSATQNELDKEAANILLSNGVKAVGEGANMPSTQEAVDLFIENNVLFGPAKAANAGGVAVSALEMAQNSARLSWTQEEVDQKLQVIMKDIYSKSMQASEEYDVPGNLVAGANIAGFKKVADAMLEQGVI; from the coding sequence ATGAAAGTGGTGGAATATATGGAAGTAGCACAAACAAATGAAATTGAAATCGCAAAAGACTATGTTAATCATTTATATAAACAGGTAGTGGAGCGTAATCCCCATGAAATAGAATTCCACCAAGCGGTAAAGGAAGTACTGGACTCTTTAATTCCTGTTCTTGCGAAAAACCCTGAATATATAAAAAAATCTGTGCTGGACAGAATCGCAGAACCTGAACGGATGATTAGCTTTAGAGTGCCGTGGGTTGATGATAATGGTAATATCATGGTGAACAGAGGATTCCGCGTACAGTTTAACAGTGCGATTGGTCCTTACAAAGGCGGACTGCGTTTCCATCCGTCTGTTAATGCAAGTATTATTAAATTTCTAGGGTTTGAGCAAATTTTCAAAAACTCTCTAACTGGCCAGCCAATCGGCGGGGGGAAGGGCGGCTCTGATTTTGATCCAAAAGGAAAATCAGATATGGAAATTATGCGCTTTTGCCAAAGCTTTATGACAGAGCTAGCAAGACATATTGGCCCAGATACAGATGTGCCTGCTGGAGATATTGGTGTCGGAGCAAGAGAAATTGGTTATATGTTCGGCCAATATAAAAAACTGAAAGGCAGCTTTGAAGCAGGAGTGCTGACAGGAAAAGGCATCGGTTATGGAGGAAGTCTTGGCAGGAAAGAAGCAACTGGTTACGGTCTAGTTTATTTTGTCGAAGAGATGCTTAACAATAAAGGCTTAGGTTTTAAAGACAGCACTGTAGTCGTATCTGGTTCTGGAAATGTAAGCATATATGCAATGGAAAAGGCCATGCAGCTAGGCGCAAAAGTTGTAGCTTGCAGTGATTCAAGCGGCTATATTTACGACCCAAACGGAATTGACTTAAATACAGTAAAGCAATTAAAAGAAGCAGAATCTAAACGGATTTCAGAATATGTTAACGAGCATCCAAGCGCTACCTATTCTGAAGGCTGTGCAGGAATTTGGCAAGTCCCTTGTGATATTGCTTTGCCAAGTGCTACGCAAAATGAGCTGGACAAGGAAGCTGCCAATATCTTACTAAGTAATGGAGTAAAGGCAGTCGGTGAAGGTGCCAATATGCCGTCCACACAAGAGGCAGTCGATCTTTTTATTGAAAACAATGTTTTATTTGGACCAGCAAAAGCAGCGAATGCTGGCGGAGTTGCTGTGTCAGCATTGGAAATGGCACAAAATAGTGCAAGGCTTTCTTGGACACAGGAAGAAGTCGATCAAAAGCTCCAAGTAATTATGAAAGATATCTATAGTAAGAGTATGCAAGCTTCTGAAGAATATGATGTACCAGGCAATCTTGTAGCAGGTGCTAATATTGCAGGCTTTAAAAAAGTGGCTGATGCTATGCTCGAACAAGGTGTTATTTAA